The Flavobacterium johnsoniae genomic sequence ACAATTGTAATCACGCTGATTAAATTTCCAACGCGATCGACCAAAGCTACATTTCCAACCAAATTGGCATTGGCTTTTCTCAATAAAACTTTGATTTTTTCCTGCGCCATAATCCACATATTTCTAGAACCGCTGATCGTAATTACAGGCGTATTATTTAATATTTTTTTGGCGTCATCACTTTTCAAAAATGAATTAATCGGAATTGAAGGTGATAAATACCAAACCTGATAATGAAATAAGACCAAATCAAATTTTGTATTTAAAATTTCTTCTGGAACTGGTTTTAATGCTGTCGGAATCTGTAAAAAAGATTCTGGAAAAGCATCAAAAAACGAATCTTTATTCCACGGAAACGGAAACGGTTTTTCTAGTTGTATTTCGTGAAAAGTGAGATTTATTTCTTCTGAGTTTAGAAATGGTTTTGCAATGTTTCTTGCAATAGATTCCAGTTGTCCAGACTGAGAATAATAAATTATGAGAACATTTTTCATTTAGGTTTTCTGGCTTTGGTGGTTAGCAAAAATAGGTAAATTTATTTAAACGAATTTTCTTATCTCTGCGATTCATCCAGAATTGACGATTTTTTAATTTATTGCAAAAAATCGGGTAAAAACAAGGTGTTTCAGTATTGTTTTGACAATGAATTCTTGTTTTCTATTTGATTCCAAAAATCAAAATAATTGAACCATTGTAAAGGATATCGATCTAGAATGCTTTCTAGACTTTTTACATATTCTTTTAAAAGCGCTTTTTCGTCTCGATGTTTTACTTCGGCTTCTCTTGCATACAAATGATAGTGAAGATTTGGTTCTTTCATTACGTAAACAAAAACCACAGGAACTTTTAATCGTGAGGCAATTAAAAATGGTCCGGCCGGAAAGTTGGCTTCTTGACCTAAAAGATTTTCTGAAAGCGATTTTGTTCCTTCAAAATAACGATCGCCCGTAAAACAGATTAATTCGTTATTTGCCAGCGCCGCATTGATCTCAAAAATATGCGATAAATCTTCTCTGATAATGATGAATTTTACCGTAGGTTTTTTAGAAACACTTTCGAGATAATTTTTGATGGCAGAATGTTCTAAATCTGTCGTCACTAAATTGATTTGAAAATCGAGATCGATTTCTCCGAAAAAGTGTTCTGCAATTTCAAAATTTCCAACGTGTGCGCTAATTAAAACACCGCCTTTTTTCTCGGCAAGTAATTTTTTGAGCGTTTCGATTCCGTCAAATTCGTAGGTGAATTTATTTCGCAATCCAGCCGAAATGGAAATCTTATCAATGATAGTTTGTCCAAAATTGTAGTAACTTTTGAAAACCATTTTTTTAGATTTGAAATAGGAGTATTGAAGTCTTTCTTTAAAATAATAGAAAATAGCTTTATTGCTTTTTCTTAAAAATAAAAAATAATAAGAAGCAACAAAGTAAAGTAAACCATAAGCGGCTTTTACACCCGCTTTCTGAATCAAAAAAACGAATATTCTATACCCTAAAACAGTTCCTTTGGATTTACCATCCCATTGACTCATTTAAGCTGATTTGGCTTTTATTTTGGTTTCGATAAGGTCATAGAAACTTTGAAAATCAGAAATTCCAACAAAATCTGCTTCAACTAGTTTTACACCAAAGTTTGCTTCAATTGAAACTACCAAGTCAACATAATCCAGACTATCTAACCCAAGTGTATCTTTTAAATTAGCATTTGGTTCAATGTCGTCATTGTCTACTTCAAATTCATCAACTAAAAAACCATTTATTTTTGCTATAATATCTTCTTTATTCATCGTTCAATTTAAACTTTTTAACCACCAACGCAGAGTTGGTTCCTCCGAACCCGAAAGAATTGGACAAAAATATGTCAAATTTTTTGTTTAACGTAGTTTTAACTAAATTTAATTTTGAAGCATCTTCATCTGGATTTTCCAAATTGATGTTTGGTGCAATGAAATCGTTCTGCATCATTAAGATAGAGTAAATAATTTCGCTTGCTCCAGCCATCCAGCATTCGTGCCCTGTCATCGATTTTGTAGAACTTACAGGAGGATTCTTTTCGCCAAAAACTTCAAAAATAGCTTTTGCTTCGTTTGCATCGCCAACTGGAGTTGAGGTTGCGTGTGCGTTTATATATTCAATATCTGAGGCTTTTAAATTTGCATCATCCAATGCGCGTTTCATTGCTGTTGCTGGTCCTTCGACGTTTGGAGTAGAAATATGTCCTCCGTTTGAAGAAAATCCGTAACCGCTAATTTCTGCAATAATATTGGCTCCGCGAGCAATGGCAGATTCATAACTTTCTAAAATTAAGGTTGCGCCACCGCCACTCGGAATTAATCCGTCGCGACCAGAATCGAAAGGTCTTGAGGCTTTTTCTGGATCACTTTCTCTATTAGAAAAAACACCTAATCCGTCAAAACTGCTCATCGCATATTTATTGATTTCCTGAGCGCCGCCAGTAATTATAATGTCTTGAAAACCACTTTTGATTAAAAAATAAGCCAATCCGATAGAATGAGAACCGCTTGCGCAAGCTGCACTTACAGTAAGATTGATTCCTCGAAGTTTAAAAATCGTCGAAAGATTCATTGTTACCGTAGAATTCATCGACTTAAAAATTGCACCAGAACCAATTAACGCCGTGTCTTTTTTCTCGCGAACAATGTCTGTAGCATCAATAATAGCTTTAGAAACACTATCGTTTCCGTACATAATTCCGACTTCGTGTTCATCAAAAAAAGCATCGTCGATGTTGGCATTTTTTAATGCTTCTATAGTTGCCATATAAGCATATTCGGTTTCTTCACCGATGCTCATACGTTGTCTTCGCGTCAATAAATTTTTAAGATCGGCTTTCGGAATCATTCCGGTCAAAGCAGATTGGAAACCAAATTCTTTTCTTTCAGAATCAAACTGAATACCAGATTTTCCTTCGTATAACGAATCTTTTACTTCGTTTAAAGAAGTTCCGATACAAGAATAAATTCCCATTCCAGTAATTACAACTCTTCTATTCATCGTCTTTCAAAGTAATTTTTTATCCTTAAAGTGTCATTTTTAAAACTAATGCACAAAGTTTTTTATCTATTTTTTATTTTTTAATCTCGCAAAGACGCAGAGTCGCAAAGTGCTTTTTTATTTAAGGTTTTTAATAAAACTTTGCGACTCTGCGTCTTTGCGAGCAATTTTCGTTGTTAAATAAAAAACTTAAAAACAAACTTCGCAAACATAGTATTCTTTAAGAATATATTCCTCCGTTAATATTGATAATTTCTCCTGTAATATAACTTGCTTTTTTAGAAATCAAAAAGCTTACCAAATCTGCAACTTCTTCGGCTTCGCCAAAACGATTTACTGGAATAAGTTTCAATAATTCTTTTTCGTCCAATTCACTCGTCATATCTGTTTTGATAAAACCTGGAGCAACAGCATTTACCGTAATATTTCGTTTTGCTACTTCTTGTGCCAAGGCTTTTGTAGCAGCAACAATAGCACCTTTTGCAGCCGAATAATTAGTTTGTCCTGCAGTTCCTTTTACTCCAGATACAGAAACGATATTTACAATTCGACCATATTTATTGCGAAGCATTTTTTGGATGAAAAACTGCGTCACATTAAAGAATCCGTTTGTGCTTGTATTCATTACGCTGCTCCAGTCTTGTGGTGTCATCCACATAAAAAGACCATCTTTTGTAATTCCGGCATTATTTACAATCGCTTCAACCAATTTTTCAGGATTTTCTTCCTGCCATTTGTTTAAGACGTTTTGTACTTGCTCAAAATCTGCAACGTCAAAACCTAAGATTTCTCCTGTTGCGCCTAATTTTTGTATTTCTTGTAATGTTTCTTCGGCAGCCGTTTTATTCGAATGATAATTAATCAGAATATGATAATCGGATTCTACGGCTAATTTTTTACAAATAGCACTTCCAATTCCTCT encodes the following:
- a CDS encoding dialkylrecorsinol condensing enzyme DarA, with protein sequence MKNVLIIYYSQSGQLESIARNIAKPFLNSEEINLTFHEIQLEKPFPFPWNKDSFFDAFPESFLQIPTALKPVPEEILNTKFDLVLFHYQVWYLSPSIPINSFLKSDDAKKILNNTPVITISGSRNMWIMAQEKIKVLLRKANANLVGNVALVDRVGNLISVITIVEWMFSGVKKKYLGVFPLPGVSEKDIQESDKFGEIMLDSLQKNNFTELQPKLVNAGAVKISSYLVTVDKTANKIFTKWSNIISKNQKNRKQLLKVFNVYLFLAIWLISPIVYILHLITYPLKLKSIKKETQYYQGV
- a CDS encoding LpxL/LpxP family acyltransferase, with the translated sequence MSQWDGKSKGTVLGYRIFVFLIQKAGVKAAYGLLYFVASYYFLFLRKSNKAIFYYFKERLQYSYFKSKKMVFKSYYNFGQTIIDKISISAGLRNKFTYEFDGIETLKKLLAEKKGGVLISAHVGNFEIAEHFFGEIDLDFQINLVTTDLEHSAIKNYLESVSKKPTVKFIIIREDLSHIFEINAALANNELICFTGDRYFEGTKSLSENLLGQEANFPAGPFLIASRLKVPVVFVYVMKEPNLHYHLYAREAEVKHRDEKALLKEYVKSLESILDRYPLQWFNYFDFWNQIENKNSLSKQY
- a CDS encoding acyl carrier protein, coding for MNKEDIIAKINGFLVDEFEVDNDDIEPNANLKDTLGLDSLDYVDLVVSIEANFGVKLVEADFVGISDFQSFYDLIETKIKAKSA
- a CDS encoding beta-ketoacyl-[acyl-carrier-protein] synthase family protein, whose amino-acid sequence is MNRRVVITGMGIYSCIGTSLNEVKDSLYEGKSGIQFDSERKEFGFQSALTGMIPKADLKNLLTRRQRMSIGEETEYAYMATIEALKNANIDDAFFDEHEVGIMYGNDSVSKAIIDATDIVREKKDTALIGSGAIFKSMNSTVTMNLSTIFKLRGINLTVSAACASGSHSIGLAYFLIKSGFQDIIITGGAQEINKYAMSSFDGLGVFSNRESDPEKASRPFDSGRDGLIPSGGGATLILESYESAIARGANIIAEISGYGFSSNGGHISTPNVEGPATAMKRALDDANLKASDIEYINAHATSTPVGDANEAKAIFEVFGEKNPPVSSTKSMTGHECWMAGASEIIYSILMMQNDFIAPNINLENPDEDASKLNLVKTTLNKKFDIFLSNSFGFGGTNSALVVKKFKLNDE
- the fabG gene encoding 3-oxoacyl-ACP reductase FabG, whose amino-acid sequence is MKCVLVTGGSRGIGSAICKKLAVESDYHILINYHSNKTAAEETLQEIQKLGATGEILGFDVADFEQVQNVLNKWQEENPEKLVEAIVNNAGITKDGLFMWMTPQDWSSVMNTSTNGFFNVTQFFIQKMLRNKYGRIVNIVSVSGVKGTAGQTNYSAAKGAIVAATKALAQEVAKRNITVNAVAPGFIKTDMTSELDEKELLKLIPVNRFGEAEEVADLVSFLISKKASYITGEIININGGIYS